A single genomic interval of Adhaeribacter pallidiroseus harbors:
- a CDS encoding M28 family peptidase: MRPSSAFFLLFCLLLFFSQASFASQVDTLRLRSYLLKITETPQARQYQHLASLNQVADYLRSEFLKNSSRVTEQVYRVNNQEYRNIICSFGPEDKPRIIIGAHYDVCQDQPGADDNASGVAGLLELSHLLAQEELNYRVDLVAFTLEEPPFFRTEHMGSFVHAQFLKKQQIPVLGMISLEMIGYFSDQKHSQQYPLKPLKLVYGSKGNFITVVQKWQAGTFARQFYRHVKQQALLPVKKFKGPAKIPGMDFSDHLNYWRMGYSAFMITDTSFYRNPHYHLPTDTLETLNLTKMGLVLETVYQALIHFNSNG, from the coding sequence ATGCGCCCTTCCTCTGCTTTTTTTCTTTTATTTTGCTTGCTACTTTTCTTCAGTCAGGCAAGTTTTGCCAGCCAGGTAGATACCCTGCGTTTACGTTCCTATTTGTTGAAAATTACCGAAACACCGCAAGCTCGCCAGTACCAGCATTTGGCCAGTTTAAACCAGGTTGCCGATTACCTGCGGAGTGAATTTTTAAAAAACTCTAGCCGGGTAACCGAACAAGTATACCGGGTAAATAACCAGGAGTACCGCAACATAATATGTTCTTTCGGGCCGGAAGATAAACCGCGTATTATCATTGGAGCGCACTACGATGTGTGCCAGGATCAACCCGGAGCCGACGATAACGCCAGCGGAGTGGCGGGATTGCTGGAGTTAAGCCACTTGTTGGCGCAGGAAGAACTAAATTACCGGGTTGATTTGGTTGCTTTTACTTTGGAGGAACCGCCTTTTTTCCGGACCGAACACATGGGTAGCTTTGTGCACGCGCAATTTTTAAAAAAACAGCAAATACCTGTTCTGGGCATGATTAGTCTGGAAATGATTGGCTACTTTTCCGACCAAAAACACAGTCAGCAATACCCTTTAAAGCCGTTGAAACTTGTTTATGGTTCCAAGGGCAATTTTATAACCGTGGTCCAAAAATGGCAGGCGGGCACGTTCGCGCGGCAGTTTTACCGGCACGTAAAGCAGCAAGCCTTACTACCCGTAAAGAAATTTAAAGGTCCGGCTAAAATTCCGGGAATGGACTTTTCGGACCATTTAAATTACTGGCGGATGGGCTATTCGGCTTTTATGATCACGGATACGTCCTTTTACCGCAATCCCCATTACCATTTACCAACCGATACGTTGGAAACTTTAAACCTAACCAAAATGGGCCTGGTTCTGGAAACAGTTTACCAAGCTTTAATTCATTTTAACTCAAACGGATAA
- a CDS encoding TolC family protein: MVDQSKKILLAAMLCAGLLAYSPAQAQTQDQNKPQKTTWTLQECVEYGLQNNLLLKQSGLNRELAFINAKQARNNVLPSVNASTSYSFNSGLNNDPTTGVLVNSNTRTNNIQLNANVPIFNGFQLHNSIKQTYLNYQASLSDLEKTQNDVLLNIVSQYLEIILSDELLEAAKLQLASSKDQAARTQKLFQAGSVAENNVFEINSQIATDEVSIINAQNRRDIAAVNLMQLLDLQNLPDFKVVKPDIKDPDEDVIAFDADNVFDVAQQRMPEIKAADLRAKSALVGIRVSQGALMPQLSLGANFNTAHFNLLTDRVVDPGPEVTTIQTIGYVDGGEKYPVKTAITRRQPVTEDYTYFTQLQDNRGIGVFLNLSIPVFNGFSARNGVLRSKINHKNAVLNTEITRNQLRQTIQQSYADAVAAQKRFSAMKKQLESFQLTFRNAEIRFNNGVLNSTDYNVARNNFTRAQLDLIQAKYEYTFRLKVLDFYQGKKITF, encoded by the coding sequence ATGGTAGATCAATCCAAAAAAATACTATTAGCCGCCATGCTCTGTGCTGGGCTGTTGGCATATTCCCCGGCGCAGGCGCAAACGCAGGATCAAAATAAACCCCAAAAAACCACCTGGACTTTACAGGAATGCGTAGAATACGGCTTGCAAAACAATTTACTCCTGAAACAATCCGGCTTAAACCGTGAACTGGCTTTTATAAACGCGAAACAAGCGCGTAATAACGTATTACCCAGTGTTAATGCGAGTACATCGTATAGTTTTAATTCTGGTTTAAATAACGACCCCACTACCGGAGTTCTGGTTAACAGTAATACCCGCACTAATAATATTCAGTTAAATGCCAATGTGCCCATATTTAATGGTTTTCAACTGCACAATTCCATTAAACAAACTTATCTCAATTACCAAGCTTCGCTCTCGGATTTAGAAAAGACCCAGAACGATGTTTTACTCAACATTGTATCGCAATATTTAGAAATTATTTTAAGTGATGAATTACTGGAAGCGGCTAAACTACAATTAGCCAGTTCCAAAGACCAGGCAGCGCGAACCCAGAAGCTTTTTCAAGCGGGTAGCGTAGCCGAAAACAACGTGTTCGAAATAAATTCCCAAATTGCCACCGATGAAGTGAGCATTATAAATGCCCAGAACCGGCGCGATATTGCGGCAGTTAATTTGATGCAATTATTGGATTTGCAAAACCTGCCGGATTTTAAAGTGGTAAAGCCCGATATTAAAGATCCGGATGAAGATGTAATAGCTTTTGATGCTGATAATGTGTTTGATGTGGCCCAGCAACGCATGCCCGAAATTAAAGCCGCTGATCTACGGGCTAAAAGTGCTTTGGTCGGCATTCGTGTGTCGCAGGGTGCTTTAATGCCTCAGTTATCTTTAGGCGCAAACTTTAATACAGCGCATTTTAACCTCTTAACTGATCGGGTAGTTGACCCAGGCCCCGAAGTAACCACTATTCAAACGATTGGTTATGTGGACGGGGGTGAAAAGTATCCGGTTAAAACGGCTATTACCAGAAGACAGCCCGTTACGGAAGATTACACATACTTTACCCAGTTGCAGGATAACCGGGGGATCGGCGTTTTTTTAAATTTAAGCATACCCGTGTTCAATGGATTCAGTGCCCGCAACGGGGTATTGCGATCTAAAATTAATCACAAAAATGCGGTTCTGAACACCGAAATTACGCGCAACCAATTACGGCAAACGATTCAGCAATCGTACGCCGATGCGGTAGCCGCCCAGAAGCGATTTAGTGCGATGAAAAAACAATTAGAATCTTTTCAGTTAACTTTCCGCAATGCCGAAATCCGGTTTAACAACGGGGTACTGAACTCCACGGATTATAACGTGGCTCGCAATAACTTTACCCGGGCGCAACTGGATCTGATTCAGGCTAAATATGAATACACATTTCGATTAAAAGTATTAGACTTTTATCAAGGTAAAAAAATAACTTTCTAG
- a CDS encoding efflux RND transporter periplasmic adaptor subunit — protein MAKRNSNRLLYILGALALVLIAGLAVAKKQGWIGKPNGVEVMVAKAKQAKIVEKVSASGKVQPEVEVKISPDVSGEITELHVKEGDSVVKGQLLLKIRADNYESLVQAQRARVDTERANMAQAKAQLSQLIASSSNIRLTHQRNTELFKQKVISQSEFDQSKAQYEASIQEIESARQRVRASEFSLKSAQASLNDANENLRKTTIYAPVSGTISKLSVERGERVVGTSQMAGTEMLRIANLNSMEVRVNVNENDIIRVGLGDSAIVEVDSYSNDDTKFRGVVTAIANTAKDATTLEAVTEFEVRIRLLSDSYNNLKKKNTTPFRPGMTASVDIITEQKDNVLAVPLAAVTTRTENGDEANPSGNNNNQPENQDNANNSNAAAKPAPADNLKEVIFVQENGKAKMIEVKTGISDFDNIEITSGLKPGQEVISGPFRAVTKQLKTGTAIIVKDEKSLNKAGGDEKEGNS, from the coding sequence ATGGCCAAAAGAAATTCAAATCGCTTATTATACATATTAGGAGCTTTGGCACTGGTATTAATTGCTGGCTTAGCCGTAGCTAAGAAACAAGGCTGGATTGGTAAACCGAACGGTGTGGAAGTAATGGTGGCCAAAGCCAAACAAGCTAAAATCGTCGAAAAAGTAAGTGCTTCCGGTAAGGTGCAGCCCGAAGTTGAAGTAAAAATAAGCCCTGACGTTTCCGGGGAAATTACCGAACTGCACGTGAAAGAAGGCGACTCGGTAGTTAAAGGGCAGCTGCTTTTAAAAATCCGCGCCGATAATTACGAATCCTTGGTACAGGCCCAGCGGGCCCGCGTGGATACAGAGCGCGCGAACATGGCTCAGGCCAAAGCTCAATTATCGCAGTTAATTGCCAGCAGTTCCAACATTCGGTTAACGCACCAGCGTAACACCGAGCTGTTTAAGCAAAAAGTAATTTCCCAATCCGAATTTGATCAAAGCAAAGCCCAGTATGAAGCCAGTATTCAGGAAATTGAATCGGCCCGCCAGCGGGTACGTGCTTCGGAATTTAGCTTAAAAAGCGCCCAAGCCAGTTTAAACGATGCCAACGAGAACTTACGCAAAACCACTATTTATGCCCCGGTAAGCGGCACTATCTCTAAATTAAGTGTTGAGCGTGGGGAACGCGTAGTGGGAACGTCGCAAATGGCCGGTACCGAAATGCTCCGGATTGCCAATTTAAATTCCATGGAAGTGCGGGTAAATGTAAACGAGAACGATATTATCCGGGTTGGCCTCGGCGACTCGGCCATTGTGGAAGTAGATTCTTACTCCAACGACGATACCAAGTTCCGGGGGGTGGTTACCGCCATTGCCAATACCGCCAAAGATGCCACTACCCTGGAAGCCGTTACCGAATTTGAGGTACGGATCCGGTTACTCAGTGATTCGTACAATAATTTAAAAAAGAAGAACACTACCCCTTTTAGACCGGGCATGACGGCCTCGGTAGATATTATAACGGAGCAAAAAGATAATGTTTTAGCCGTTCCCCTGGCGGCGGTTACTACCCGCACCGAAAACGGCGACGAAGCTAATCCTTCGGGAAACAACAATAACCAGCCGGAAAACCAGGATAACGCCAACAATTCCAATGCCGCCGCCAAGCCGGCGCCCGCGGATAATTTAAAAGAAGTAATATTTGTGCAGGAAAACGGCAAAGCCAAAATGATAGAAGTAAAAACGGGCATCAGCGATTTTGATAATATCGAAATTACCAGCGGCTTAAAACCCGGTCAGGAAGTTATTTCGGGACCTTTCCGGGCGGTAACTAAACAATTAAAGACCGGTACCGCCATTATCGTAAAAGATGAAAAGTCGTTGAATAAAGCCGGCGGCGACGAAAAAGAAGGTAATTCGTAA
- a CDS encoding NAD(P)H-dependent glycerol-3-phosphate dehydrogenase, with translation MESVAVIGGGSWATALVKIISENKFSVSWWFRKEADVDHVLKYQHNDRYLSGVTLNLSYVQPSTNLPQVIQQATWVILAVPAAFIESVLANLPPTIFTGKYVVSAIKGMIPVKNCLVTEYMQATFGVLMQQQCVIAGPCHAEEVALEKQSYLSIGSLDLQLAERFCVLLRNRYVRASPLDDIYGIEYCAVMKNIIALACGIAHGLNYGDNFQAVMVSNAMLEIEAFLQAIYPRPRNLSGSAYLGDLLVTAYSQFSRNRTFGNMVGRGYSVKSAQFEMNMIAEGYYAVKIIHELNKKLRVKMPITAAAYNILYERISPPVEIAILKDKFQ, from the coding sequence TTGGAAAGCGTAGCAGTAATAGGCGGCGGTAGTTGGGCCACGGCATTAGTAAAAATAATCTCTGAAAATAAATTTTCGGTAAGTTGGTGGTTTCGGAAAGAAGCCGATGTAGACCACGTATTAAAATACCAGCACAACGACCGGTATTTAAGTGGGGTAACCTTAAACCTGAGCTACGTACAACCTTCCACGAATTTGCCGCAGGTGATACAACAAGCTACCTGGGTTATTCTGGCCGTACCAGCGGCTTTCATCGAATCGGTATTGGCGAATTTACCTCCGACTATTTTTACCGGTAAATACGTGGTGTCGGCGATTAAAGGCATGATCCCGGTGAAAAACTGCCTGGTAACCGAATACATGCAAGCTACATTTGGCGTACTGATGCAGCAGCAATGCGTTATTGCCGGGCCGTGCCACGCCGAAGAAGTAGCCCTGGAAAAACAATCATACCTCAGCATTGGGTCTTTAGATTTGCAACTGGCCGAACGCTTTTGTGTTCTTCTTCGCAACCGCTACGTTCGGGCATCTCCGTTGGATGATATTTACGGGATTGAATACTGCGCCGTTATGAAAAACATTATTGCGTTGGCTTGCGGCATTGCCCATGGTTTAAACTACGGCGATAACTTTCAGGCGGTAATGGTTTCTAATGCCATGCTCGAAATAGAAGCTTTCCTGCAAGCCATCTACCCCCGGCCGCGTAATTTAAGCGGCTCGGCTTACCTCGGCGATTTACTGGTAACCGCTTATTCTCAATTTAGCCGTAACCGCACTTTCGGCAACATGGTCGGGAGAGGTTATTCGGTTAAGTCGGCGCAATTCGAAATGAATATGATTGCCGAAGGGTATTACGCGGTAAAAATTATTCATGAATTAAATAAAAAACTGCGGGTAAAAATGCCCATTACTGCCGCGGCTTACAATATTCTATACGAACGTATTTCGCCGCCCGTGGAAATTGCTATATTGAAGGATAAATTCCAGTAA
- a CDS encoding TIGR04282 family arsenosugar biosynthesis glycosyltransferase, translating into MLSTPLNTALILFTRTPQEEVAHKRILKNGKVKQQKQLFQLLVQHARSLGQQTGLPFFVVDSTSQQGATFGERLHSAFAALFARGYAKVIAIGNDCVQLKAGDIQQAALNLQNNQAIFGPAQDGGVYLLGLDQTLFQHKPGFTEISWQKATVLADLQTWCAGFKTLLLPKVYCDLDSCQEVFATFATKQLPFAIMAFLANILITQASRVNHIILRVNRLFASALFFRGPPVLPS; encoded by the coding sequence TTGCTGTCCACTCCTTTAAATACCGCGTTAATTCTTTTTACCCGCACGCCGCAGGAGGAAGTGGCGCATAAAAGGATTTTAAAAAACGGGAAAGTAAAGCAACAAAAACAGTTATTTCAATTGCTGGTGCAGCATGCCCGCTCGCTGGGTCAGCAAACCGGATTGCCTTTTTTTGTGGTGGATTCTACAAGCCAGCAGGGCGCTACCTTCGGTGAGAGATTACACAGCGCTTTTGCTGCTTTATTTGCGCGGGGCTATGCTAAAGTAATTGCTATCGGTAACGATTGTGTGCAGTTAAAAGCCGGGGACATCCAGCAAGCTGCTCTAAATTTGCAGAACAATCAAGCAATTTTTGGCCCGGCCCAAGATGGTGGGGTTTATTTACTAGGTTTAGATCAAACTTTATTTCAACACAAACCCGGCTTTACCGAAATAAGCTGGCAAAAGGCTACGGTTCTGGCCGACTTACAAACCTGGTGCGCTGGTTTTAAAACATTACTTCTACCTAAAGTTTACTGTGATTTAGATTCTTGTCAGGAGGTATTTGCGACTTTTGCTACGAAACAATTGCCTTTTGCCATTATGGCGTTTTTGGCTAATATTTTAATTACACAGGCTTCCCGAGTAAATCATATCATCTTACGCGTTAATAGATTATTTGCTTCTGCTTTATTCTTTCGCGGTCCACCCGTACTTCCATCTTAG
- a CDS encoding arsenosugar biosynthesis-associated peroxidase-like protein: protein MSKSYYNPDDLKKFGNISEFQPELAAKFFSYYGEVFKEGELTEREKSLIALAVAHTVQCPYCIDAYSVDSLEKGATEGQMMEAIHVAAAIKGGALLVHGVQMMNKVKELTM, encoded by the coding sequence ATGAGCAAATCGTATTATAATCCCGATGATCTAAAAAAGTTTGGTAATATCAGCGAATTTCAGCCGGAACTGGCAGCCAAATTTTTCAGTTATTACGGCGAAGTATTTAAAGAAGGGGAATTAACCGAACGCGAGAAATCTTTAATTGCTTTAGCCGTGGCGCATACCGTACAATGCCCTTATTGCATTGATGCTTACTCCGTAGACTCTCTGGAAAAAGGGGCTACCGAAGGGCAAATGATGGAAGCCATCCACGTGGCAGCGGCCATTAAAGGCGGAGCCTTGTTGGTACACGGCGTGCAAATGATGAACAAAGTGAAAGAACTGACCATGTAA
- the arsS gene encoding arsenosugar biosynthesis radical SAM (seleno)protein ArsS (Some members of this family are selenoproteins.): MKTLKRQEHQLADSFIQLQVLNQSTQQGMQFPAFAHKLNQSGLLPFKPTGISIFQMNLGKMCNQVCKHCHVDAGPDRREIMTRATMEECLTALAGSDITTVDLTGGAPEMNPDFCWLVEQLSQLGKKVMVRCNLTIILANKKYHHLPTFYQKHRVHVVSSLPYFTAARTNAQRGDGVFEDSIKALQLLNAVGYGQPGSDLVVDLVYNPSGAFLPGNQSALETEFKKKLKTVYNIDFNNLFAITNLPISRFLDYLIQSENYDGYMEKLVNAYNPTAAANAMCRNTLSVGWDGYLYDCDFNQMLDLKVEAPGTQHISQFDVNTLNNRSIIVNQHCYGCTAGAGSSCGGATA; encoded by the coding sequence ATGAAAACCTTAAAAAGGCAGGAACACCAATTAGCCGATTCGTTTATTCAGTTACAAGTGTTAAACCAATCAACGCAGCAGGGAATGCAGTTCCCTGCTTTTGCGCATAAATTAAATCAATCCGGTTTATTGCCTTTCAAACCTACCGGGATCAGTATTTTCCAAATGAATCTGGGCAAAATGTGCAACCAGGTGTGTAAGCACTGCCACGTGGATGCCGGTCCGGATCGCCGGGAAATTATGACCCGTGCCACCATGGAAGAATGCCTGACCGCCTTAGCCGGCTCAGATATCACTACCGTAGATTTAACTGGCGGAGCGCCCGAAATGAACCCCGATTTTTGCTGGCTCGTGGAGCAACTTAGCCAGTTGGGCAAAAAAGTTATGGTGCGTTGCAACCTCACCATAATATTGGCTAATAAAAAGTACCACCATTTACCCACGTTTTACCAAAAACACCGGGTGCATGTAGTATCGTCGTTGCCTTATTTTACGGCGGCCCGCACCAACGCGCAACGCGGAGACGGGGTTTTCGAAGATTCTATCAAAGCGCTTCAACTGCTAAATGCCGTGGGCTACGGTCAACCCGGCAGCGATTTAGTAGTAGATCTGGTGTATAATCCCTCCGGTGCATTTTTACCCGGGAACCAGTCGGCTTTAGAAACAGAATTTAAAAAAAAGCTGAAAACGGTTTACAACATTGATTTTAACAATTTATTTGCCATCACCAATTTGCCCATTAGCCGGTTTCTCGATTATCTCATCCAGAGTGAAAATTACGACGGCTACATGGAAAAACTGGTGAATGCTTACAATCCAACCGCCGCCGCCAATGCCATGTGTCGCAACACCCTATCCGTTGGTTGGGATGGTTATTTATACGATTGCGATTTTAACCAGATGCTGGATTTAAAAGTGGAGGCGCCCGGTACCCAGCACATTAGTCAGTTTGATGTAAATACTTTAAATAACCGGTCTATTATCGTGAACCAACATTGCTACGGATGTACCGCCGGGGCTGGTTCCAGTTGCGGAGGAGCTACTGCGTAA